GCTGATTCTGTATGACTTTCGTAATCTCAGATGGACTGATTTTCACTCAATCACCTCCCGAGGGCCCGAGCCCAGCTCCTGGCTCACTCTCTTTAAACGACCGCTGAGACTTGTGTCTATTACTTCGTCTCTGAACTTAATTACATATCCTGCAATGAGAGATGGATTAATATTGACCTTCATAACCCCCTCCATTCCAGTCTTTTCTCTCACTTTCTTGAGAATGGCAACTCTCTCTTCAGAACTGAGAGCTACTGCCGAATCGACTTCAACATCAATCCTGTTGCTTTCAAGCAAAAGCCTTGCACCAAAGGAGATCACGATATCTTCCAGCAATTCAAGCCTCTTCATAGAGACCAGAAGCGAAATCAACCTTTCAATCTGTTCCAGAGGTTTTTCAACGAAGCTAAGGAAGATCCTTACCTTTCTCTCTGCATCGAGAGTTGGGTCGAATAGGAATTTCGAAAGGTCGATGTTAGAAACACTTTTAGAAAGCTCATGGAGCTGTTTCAGCCCTTGCTCTCTAGCCTCTTCGGGAAGGCTTAAGAAGAGAGCGTTGGCGTATTTTGCCGAAAGTGAAAGAATTCTCTTCACTCCTTATCACCCATGCTCTCCAAAATCCTCTTTGCATATTGCTTCCTTGCGTTTTCGTCCATTTCCTTTTGAAGAAACCTTCCTACTATGGCTACTGCGGCAGTTACTATCGCTCCTTTTACCTCATCGGCAGCTTCTTCCCGCTCACGCTGAATCTGAAGCTCGGCGGACTTATACATTCTCTGTATCTCGTCCTGTGCATCTTCTCTTGCCTGTCTTACGATCTCTTCCGCTAGCTTTTCAGCCTGTGCTACGATTTCGTCTGAAGCAGAACGCGCCTCTTCCATTTTTGCCTGGTATTCTCTTCTGAGTTCGTTGGCTTCAGTCCGCATTTTCTCGGCCTCAGCTATCTCATTGCTGATCTTTTCTTTTCGCTGTCTTAGGATGTCGAAGAATTTGTCAAATAGCACCTTCTTCAGAACAAAGAAGAGCAGCAAAAAGTTCAGTATCGACAATATGGCCGTCAGATTAAGTTCAATCAAGTTATCACCCCTCCTCTATTCAGGGGAAGATATTTAGACTACGAGAAGAATCATGAACGCTATAACAAGCGAATAGATTCCAGTTGTTTCAGCGATAGCGTCTGCAAGAATCATCCTCGTGGTCAAAGTACCGATCATTTCCGGTTGTCTTGCCATTGCCTCCATAGCACTTGCACCGATTCTACCTTCACCGATACCGGCACCGATAGCACCTATGCCCATTGCCAGTCCGGCACCAATGAACTTTCCCATCAGCATCAAGCCTTCTCCAATATCCACTGTGAAAACCTCCTTACTCTATTAATGAGCTAATATATGCAATTGCGAGTATTGTGAAGATAAGCGCCTGGATCGCCCCGAAGAAGAGTCCGAAAATACCCCACAGAGCTGCAGGCAAAACAAAGTACTTCACAAGATAGCCAAGAATAAGTATCAGTATCGATCCGCCCATGATGTTTCCGAAAAGCCTCAAAGCATGTGATAATGGTTTTGCGATTTCTCCGATGATGTTAATGGGAAACATCCACCATATTGGTTCAAAGAAACTCTTTCCCCAACTCTTCCACCCTTTCACTTTTATCGCGTAGACGTGACTCATGACAAAAACGAAGAAGGCGAGCATAAGATTCATGTTCAGATCCGAGGTAGGAGCGTACCAGCTGTCTGAAAGAATTGTGAACTTCACTCCTCCACTTTCGAGAGGAATGGCGTTTATTCCAGGGAAGCTTCCGATGAAGTTTGAGACGATTACGAACAGAAACAGAGAGGCTGCAATATCGAATATCGGCCTCACAAACTCCTTTCTCGAAACTGAATCCTTCACGAGATCGTAGATATAGTCGAGCAACGCCTCCAGAAGACTTTGCTTTTTGCCGGGCACGAGCTTGAAAACCTTCACCCTGGTTGCCATGAAGATCACTATCCCCATTACCACCCACGTCATGATTATTGTTAGTGGATTGATCCTGCTGAGCGGCCCTTCTCCAAACGGCAGTTGATATATCCATCGCTGCCCAACGCCTTCAAGCTGGAACTTGTAGCCCGTGGCAACTATATAGATAATCACTGCAACATATCCGCCAAAGACAACCCCGAGGAAGATCTTGTCAGACTTAGTGAGATTAAGTTTCACAGAGCCACCCCCCAAAAGCAATTGCGGCGATTTTCAGATTCATCACTCCGAGAAAGCTTCCAAGAAAAAACTCGAGGGAGATGGTGGCTGCAGTTGCAAAACAGATACCGTACAGCACGTATCTTGCAATAAAGCCAGCGGGAACCCTCTTCTTTTCCCTGATTAGAGTGTGTGCATCATAGTTTAGCAGGAGCAAACCGATCATGGCAAACAATGTTCCGTAGAAGACACCCAGTTCTGACTCGCCCAGAGGTGTTAATGCAAGGACGGCGCTTTCAACCATTGCCAGGACTGCCAGTATTATCGATGTCTTGATCATCATTGTCCTTGTTTCTGTCATATCTCTCTGCCTCTTTCATCAAATATCTAATCCCATTATATATGCCTGAAAAAGCTCCGAAAAGCATGAAAAACGAAATCCAGAGTCTATTCATTCCGACGTACTTATGAAAAAGGTAGCCAATACCTCCTGAGACCATTATATTAGCAATTACAATAACTGCAAACTGATAGAGCGATGAGAGAGCCGTCCAGTCGATCTTACTTCTCTTATCCTTCAACTGTATTTGCTCTCCTTATCAACACCAGTAGTCACCTACAGAGATTTCGATATCCAGAGGAACACTCAAAGTTACAACTTTTGACATTCCCTCCTTCAGAATCTCTTTGAGTCTATCAAGCTCACTTTCGGGAGCTTCATAAACCATCTCATCGTGGACCTGAAGAATGGCAAAGCTCTCCATGCTGTTTTCGTTGAGAAGCTTATAGATCTTTATCATAGCCATCTTCATTATATCTGCAGCTGTTCCTTGAATAGGAGTGTTAATGGCAATTCTCTCGCCTTCCTGAATGACGTTTCGATTCCTAGTCTTAAACTGCGGTATCTCTCGCCTTCTTCCAAACATAGTTCTGACAAAGCCCTTCTCTTTGGCCTCAGAGATGGTATTGGAAATGAAGGACCTTACCTGTGGATAGGCTTTGAAGTAATTGGAAATCATTTCCTCGGCGACATTGGAAGGGATCTTCAGCCTATTTGCAAGTCCGTAAGAAGAGATGCCGTAAATTATCGAGAAGTTCACCATTTTTCCTATTCTCCTCTGCTCTTCTGTTACATCGCTTCCCTTGACTCCATAAAGATTTGAAGCAGTGAGGCTGTGAACATCTCTCTCGTTCTTGAAGGCATCTAGCAATTGCTCATCCTGGCTAAGATGTGCGAGAATTCTGAGCTCAATCTGAGAATAGTCTGCGCTGACTATTTTCCAGCCTTTCTTCTGGGGAACAACGCACTTTCTTATTTCCTTTCCCTCTTCATCTCTTATTGGAAGATTCTGCATATTTGGATTACTGCTTGAAAGCCTTCCCGTTCCCGTTCCCGTCTGATGGTAACTTGTGTGTATTCTTCCCGTCACGCTGTTCACAAGAGCAGGAAGCGAATCGAGATACGTTCCCTTCAGCTTCTGGTACTTCCTGTAGTCAAGAAGCTTCTGAACCGCCGGGTGTTCCCCTGCGAGCTCTTCAAGAGCGTACGCGCTTGTTGAATAAGAGCCGCTCTTGGTCTTCTTCGAAGGAGCGAGTCCCAGTCTGTCGAAAAGGACACGACCCACTTGAGAAGGAGAGTTAGGATTGAACTGCTCCCCGGTCAAAGTGAAGAGATCTTCAAGAATCTTGTCAAGAATCTTTCCGTACTTCTTTGACAGGCCGTTGAGCGAGGGAATGTCGAAGTACACTCCGTTCAATTCTAGATCGGCAAGCACAGGAATCAAAGCCAACTCTATGTCTCTGAGAATCTCCTCGAGCTCCTGTTCGTATATCTTCTTTCTCAAAACACCAGAAAGCCTCAGAGAGATGTCTGCATCTTCAACAGAATAACGTGCCGCCTCTTCCAGCGGCACTTTTGAAAAATCAGTGCCCAACTGGTTCCTCTTCATAAGGTCTTCGAATTTGATCGTCTTGTATCCAAGAAACTTCAGCGCCAGTTCGTCAAGATTAAAGCGTTTTGTATCCGGAGAGAGCAGATAAGCTGCAATCATAGTATCAAACTCAGGGTCGACCGGATGAATGCCGTTTACCGACAGTACCGAATAGTCGAACTTCAGATTTTGACCGATCACTTTCGTCGCTTCGTCTTCGAGCAGCTCTTTTAGTCTCTCGAGAACCTTATCTTTGTCAGCCTGCCATTCATTTGACTTGTGAGCGATTGGTATATAGTACCCGGTCCCTTCCTCAAAAGAGACAGAAATGCCTACTATCTCGGCTGAATGAGGATCCAGCGAGGAAGTCTCGAGGTCAATCGCGAACAGAGGATTTTCGCGCATCCTGGCAAACAGCTTTTCGAGCTCCTTTTCGCTCTTCAAGAGTCTGTATCCGTCTATATCCAAAAGCGAGTCATCTGCTTCATCGATCAGACTATACTCATTGATTATCGAGGAGAACTCCAACTTGAGCAGAACTTTCCGAAGATCACTCTTTCTGTAGCCTTGGTATTTTATATCATCCAGAGTGATCTTCAAGTCTTCATCATCTAAGAGTCTGACGAGTTCCATCGACAATTCCAGCGAGTTTCGCCCGTCAATTAGCTTCTTCCTAAGTCCCGGACTCAACTGTCTTATGTTCTCGTAAATGCCGTCGATATCGCCATACTCCTTCAGAAGCTTCTGAGCAGTCTTTATTCCGATTCCCGGAATCCCGGGGATGTTGTCGGATGAATCCCCTGCAAGAGATAGAAGGGCGTGAAGCCTCTCTGGCTCGAGTTCGAACTTCGACAGCACTCTCTTCTTGTCATAAAGCTCGAGATCGGTAAGGCCTGTAACGAAACGCAAAATGCGTATCTTATCATCTACAAGCTGAAGAAGATCCTTGTCTCCCGTAATGACCAGCACTTCGTCGACGTCATTTCTATAACGTTTTGCCGCTGTTGCAACTATATCATCGGCCTCAAGCCCGGCAATCGAAAGGAACTTGATTCCGAACGCTTCGACGAGCTCGGGAATATCCCTCAACTGTGCAACAAGAGCATCAGGCATCGCTTCTCTTGTAGCTTTGTAGGCCTCGTATGCCTTGTGACGCTTCGTCTCTTCTTTTCTGTCAAAGGCGAAGATTGCGTAGTCGCCTTCCTTCATTCTCTCTTTCGTGAACTTCGAAAGCATCCTGGCCGTTCCGAAGAGAGCATTGGTCGGCTCTCCCTTCGAATTAGTGAGGGTGACATCAATTCCATAATAACCGCGGTAGAAAATCGCGGTTCCATCGAATAAGAACAGTCTTCCGGGCATTACTCTGCCTCCAGTTCGTCTAGCAGCTCAACTGCCCTGCGAAAATGTGGTATGACGATTGAGCCTCCGACTACTAGTGCGACATTGAGCGCCTCCATAATCTCTTCACGACTTGAACCGGTAGCTTTACACTGGATTATATGATACGCAATGCAGTCATCGCACCTGAGTACTGCAGAAGCGACCAATCCCATAAGCTCTTTCGTTTTCGAATCGAGAGCCCCGTCTTTGTAAACGGCTCCATCGAGCGAGAAAAAACGCTTCGTCTCAATATTACCAGTTTCTAGAATTCTGTTATTCATTTTCTCTCGGAAACGCCTGAACTCTTCGAGTCTTCCCATAGTACCTCCCTATGATTTTAGTGAGAAAAGCTCGAGAGCGTTCTCGAAAAGCTTTACGGAACAGTCTACAGCCGGAATATTCTTCTGAGCGGCTATCTCTTCGATAACATACCCCACGTAGTATGGCTCATTCCGCTTTCCTCTTAAGGGAACCGGTGGAAGATACGGACAGTCTGTCTCGCAGAGAAGCCTCTCAAGGGGAATCTCTCTCGCAACTCTTCTTAGTTCATCGTTCTTCTTATACGTCACCGGTCCACCTATTCCCAAGAACAGGCCTAGATCGACAAACTTCCTGGCAAACTCGAGATCACCGGAAAAGGCATGAATTACTCCGTTGAAGTATCCTGTTGACTTTATTATCTCGTAGGCTTCGTTGTATGCATCGCGCACGTGAATAATTACGGGCTTTCCCAGTTTCGATGCAAGCTCTAGCTGTATTTCGAAGGCGTTGATCTGCGCATCGACTGGAGACAGGTTTCTGAAGTAGTCGAGGCCCATTTCTCCTAGAGCGACGGCCTTAGGATGAGAGAGGAGTTTTTCAAGTGTAAGCACTCCCTGTTCATCGAGCTCGCTGCTGTCGTGGGGATGGACCCCGGCGGAGAAAAAAGCGTTCTTTAAACCGCACACGGTGTCGGACGCCCTTCGAGAGTCCTTTACATTGGTTCCAACCTCTATAAGAAGAGAGATGGTGTCCTCTTCTATCTGGTCGATTATCCTTCCTCTGTCATGGTCGAACTGAGAAAAGGAAATGTGAGCGTGAGTATCTACAAGCTTCAGAGAGGTGAAATCAGGCATTGGCCAGGACATGGAAGATGTCACCATCCTTGACTATCTCCTCTTTTCCAACAACCTTAACCATGCCCCTGGACTTCGCTTCCTGCATACTCCTCACTGTCATGAATTCCTCGTATGGTATCACTTCCGCCCTTATGAAGCTTCTTTCGAGATCTGTGTGTATCTTTCCAGCCGCAGCTTTTGCAGGGGTGTTCTTCTTTATGGTCCAGGCTCTCACCTCGTCTTCGCCGACGGTCAAGAAGGAAATAAGTCCCATGTGTCGATACACGACTCTCGAAAGCCTTTCTATACCACTTTCGGAGATTCCGAGTTCCTCCATGAACATCTCCCTGTCCTCATCTGAAAGTTCCACAAGTTCTGCTTCAATCTTTCCAGAGAGTTCTATGTGCGCGAATCCACTCTCGTCTATTCTCGAGAGCAGCAAATCTCTCTCTGGATATTCACCCGAGGAGAACTGATTTTCATCGAGATTTATTGCAACGATGATAGGCTTGGCTGTGAAGAGGGCGAGCGAACCGAGCAACTTCAGGTCTTCCTCTGCAAAATCGATTTGGGAGGCAAAGCTGTTGTCTTCAAAGCCCTTTTCGATCAGGTGAAGAAGTTCTATCTCTCTTTCCTCTTCTGTTGAAAGTTTTCGTTTCTTTTTTGCTTCTTCAAGCCTTGCGAGCCGGTTTTCAACTACCTCCATATCACGAACCAGAAGCTCTGTCACTATGGTCTCCAGCTGCTTGACAGGTGTGTAGGCTTCGGTTGGCCAGGGAACTGAGGCGTCCTTGAACGCCCTTACTACTGCAAGAACCGCTTCAGAGTTCTGTATGAACTGGAGAACTCGATTCTTTTCCTTCTGGTTGGAGGAAAGGTCGTATCCAGGAATGTCCGTAAATGAAACGGTTGCATATACAGTCTTCTTCGGATTGAAGATCTTCGAAAGCTCGTCTACTCTCCTATCGTGGACTTTAGCAACAGCTGTATGGGCCTCGTTTTTGTGACTTGAATGGGGTTCAACACCGGTTAGGAGGGTGAACAGTGTACTCTTTCCACTCAATGGCAGACCAAAAATCCCTATTTCCATAACACCGCCTCCTCTTGACACATCAATACTATCAGAATGAAATCATGTTAGAAACATCGATCGACCTTAAGGAAACTCCAGGCCCAGAACGCTACGAGTTAGATCTGCGATCCTAAAAATGCGGAAAGAGCATAACTGATACTGCTTCAACCGCTTGGTAAATCGAACAGCTCCTCAAACAGCGCCCGTGATTCTCTTCAGAGCTTCTCTATCCAATATCTTGATCAGTTTGCCTTCCTGTCTGATTATATTCTCACCGACAAAACTGGCGAATACTCTCGAAAGAGATGGACGGGCAACTCCCAGAGCATCGGCAAGCTCTTCTTTAGTGCTCTTCAGCTCAAACTCGTTACCCAGGTCTTCGCTTTGTCTCAGAAGGAAATTAGCGAGCCGTTGGTTAAGCGTGTTGAGAGACAGCATCCAGATTTTCTCAGCCAGTGTGGTGAGTCTGTCCCCCATGTCTCTCAGCAGGTTTCTCAGAAAAACCTCATACTCTCTACAGAGCCAGATTATTCCATCCCTTTCAATGTACAGAACAGCGCTCTTGTCGGTTGAGACTATGTCGACCGGTATTACGTTCTTTGTGGCGAAGAGAAAGCCAGATGCAAGAATTGAGGGTGCTTCCATCGTTTCTATGGTTATTGCTTTCCCTGAGAAATCTTGCATTTGAGCTTTGGTACTACCCTGAAGAAGTATCAACATTTCATCGCAGAGAGCATTCTGTTCTTCGATCAACTCCCCTTGCAGGAAGAAGGTTACTCTGTGTCTCACACAACCAAATATCCTCTCAAGCTGTCCCACTGTTATCCCATCAAAGAGACCGCATCGACCGAGGTTGTAGATTAAAGGGTTCAAGAAACACCTCCGTAAAATGTTGATTCATCTTGATTATAACCAAAGCCCTTTGCTTTTTGCGCCCTTCTCCAGTCGCCATCGACGCGAAAACTTGATTTCTCGTCCCTCAAAATAGTATTATATTAAAGTACACTTTGGTATCTTCTTTTTTAGGGTTGTTACGAATGGGAGTTATAGCCATTTTCTGCTGTTAATGTCCATTCGTTGTACTCTTGTAAAGACATTACCGGGAGGTCGTCTTGAAGCTTTTTGTTTTCGATGTGGGAGGAGTAATAGCCGATAATACCAGCGTAGTTCCAGCTATTAGAAACTTCTTGGGGATTTCTGAACACGATTTCGTCGAAATTGCCGAGACGGAAAACCTTACTGCCTTGCAGACCGGAAGGATAACTGTTGGGGAGTTTGTTTTTTCTCTCTCCAGAAAGCTGGGCAGACCGGTTCCGGGGAATATCTGGGAGATGTTCTTCAAGCCCACCCCAGTTGAAGAGACCATAGAAATAATTAAGCAGTTGCGTAAGAGATATAGAGTGATTGCCGGAACAAACACAATTGAACCACATTACGAGGTACATAGGTCAAGAGGCGATTACAACATCTTTGACAGGGTCTACGCCTCGCACATTATTGGGTTTGCGAAACCCGATAGACGATTCTACAGACATATTCTTCATGAAGAGGATTGCGGGCCTGAGGAGGCTTTCTTCACAGATGATACGGCAAGAAATGTGAAAGCGGCGGCAGATATGGGAATTATCGCTTTTCAATTCACAGATCCATCGAGTCTACGAGAAAGACTCAAGGAGTACCTTTGAGTTAACTTCACATCGAAAGGGGTGTTTTTATGAAAAGGCTTAGCGTTATTCTTCTTGTATTGTTGATGCTCGCTGTTCCAATTTCTGCGCTCGGGAAGATCACAATCACCTGGTGGATCAACCCGTGGAGAATTGCACCTCCAGGCTTCCCGGCCGATAAGGCTCCGACGGAAGAGGACTTCCCGAAGTGGGCTGCCGAGGAGTTCATGAGACTT
This genomic window from Mesotoga sp. Brook.08.105.5.1 contains:
- the atpH gene encoding ATP synthase F1 subunit delta codes for the protein MKRILSLSAKYANALFLSLPEEAREQGLKQLHELSKSVSNIDLSKFLFDPTLDAERKVRIFLSFVEKPLEQIERLISLLVSMKRLELLEDIVISFGARLLLESNRIDVEVDSAVALSSEERVAILKKVREKTGMEGVMKVNINPSLIAGYVIKFRDEVIDTSLSGRLKRVSQELGSGPREVIE
- the atpF gene encoding F0F1 ATP synthase subunit B, which gives rise to MIELNLTAILSILNFLLLFFVLKKVLFDKFFDILRQRKEKISNEIAEAEKMRTEANELRREYQAKMEEARSASDEIVAQAEKLAEEIVRQAREDAQDEIQRMYKSAELQIQREREEAADEVKGAIVTAAVAIVGRFLQKEMDENARKQYAKRILESMGDKE
- a CDS encoding F0F1 ATP synthase subunit C; translated protein: MDIGEGLMLMGKFIGAGLAMGIGAIGAGIGEGRIGASAMEAMARQPEMIGTLTTRMILADAIAETTGIYSLVIAFMILLVV
- the atpB gene encoding F0F1 ATP synthase subunit A, with product MKLNLTKSDKIFLGVVFGGYVAVIIYIVATGYKFQLEGVGQRWIYQLPFGEGPLSRINPLTIIMTWVVMGIVIFMATRVKVFKLVPGKKQSLLEALLDYIYDLVKDSVSRKEFVRPIFDIAASLFLFVIVSNFIGSFPGINAIPLESGGVKFTILSDSWYAPTSDLNMNLMLAFFVFVMSHVYAIKVKGWKSWGKSFFEPIWWMFPINIIGEIAKPLSHALRLFGNIMGGSILILILGYLVKYFVLPAALWGIFGLFFGAIQALIFTILAIAYISSLIE
- a CDS encoding AtpZ/AtpI family protein, producing MKDKRSKIDWTALSSLYQFAVIVIANIMVSGGIGYLFHKYVGMNRLWISFFMLFGAFSGIYNGIRYLMKEAERYDRNKDNDDQDIDNTGSPGNG
- the polA gene encoding DNA polymerase I encodes the protein MPGRLFLFDGTAIFYRGYYGIDVTLTNSKGEPTNALFGTARMLSKFTKERMKEGDYAIFAFDRKEETKRHKAYEAYKATREAMPDALVAQLRDIPELVEAFGIKFLSIAGLEADDIVATAAKRYRNDVDEVLVITGDKDLLQLVDDKIRILRFVTGLTDLELYDKKRVLSKFELEPERLHALLSLAGDSSDNIPGIPGIGIKTAQKLLKEYGDIDGIYENIRQLSPGLRKKLIDGRNSLELSMELVRLLDDEDLKITLDDIKYQGYRKSDLRKVLLKLEFSSIINEYSLIDEADDSLLDIDGYRLLKSEKELEKLFARMRENPLFAIDLETSSLDPHSAEIVGISVSFEEGTGYYIPIAHKSNEWQADKDKVLERLKELLEDEATKVIGQNLKFDYSVLSVNGIHPVDPEFDTMIAAYLLSPDTKRFNLDELALKFLGYKTIKFEDLMKRNQLGTDFSKVPLEEAARYSVEDADISLRLSGVLRKKIYEQELEEILRDIELALIPVLADLELNGVYFDIPSLNGLSKKYGKILDKILEDLFTLTGEQFNPNSPSQVGRVLFDRLGLAPSKKTKSGSYSTSAYALEELAGEHPAVQKLLDYRKYQKLKGTYLDSLPALVNSVTGRIHTSYHQTGTGTGRLSSSNPNMQNLPIRDEEGKEIRKCVVPQKKGWKIVSADYSQIELRILAHLSQDEQLLDAFKNERDVHSLTASNLYGVKGSDVTEEQRRIGKMVNFSIIYGISSYGLANRLKIPSNVAEEMISNYFKAYPQVRSFISNTISEAKEKGFVRTMFGRRREIPQFKTRNRNVIQEGERIAINTPIQGTAADIMKMAMIKIYKLLNENSMESFAILQVHDEMVYEAPESELDRLKEILKEGMSKVVTLSVPLDIEISVGDYWC
- a CDS encoding carboxymuconolactone decarboxylase family protein; its protein translation is MGRLEEFRRFREKMNNRILETGNIETKRFFSLDGAVYKDGALDSKTKELMGLVASAVLRCDDCIAYHIIQCKATGSSREEIMEALNVALVVGGSIVIPHFRRAVELLDELEAE
- a CDS encoding TatD family hydrolase is translated as MVTSSMSWPMPDFTSLKLVDTHAHISFSQFDHDRGRIIDQIEEDTISLLIEVGTNVKDSRRASDTVCGLKNAFFSAGVHPHDSSELDEQGVLTLEKLLSHPKAVALGEMGLDYFRNLSPVDAQINAFEIQLELASKLGKPVIIHVRDAYNEAYEIIKSTGYFNGVIHAFSGDLEFARKFVDLGLFLGIGGPVTYKKNDELRRVAREIPLERLLCETDCPYLPPVPLRGKRNEPYYVGYVIEEIAAQKNIPAVDCSVKLFENALELFSLKS
- a CDS encoding DUF933 domain-containing protein gives rise to the protein MEIGIFGLPLSGKSTLFTLLTGVEPHSSHKNEAHTAVAKVHDRRVDELSKIFNPKKTVYATVSFTDIPGYDLSSNQKEKNRVLQFIQNSEAVLAVVRAFKDASVPWPTEAYTPVKQLETIVTELLVRDMEVVENRLARLEEAKKKRKLSTEEEREIELLHLIEKGFEDNSFASQIDFAEEDLKLLGSLALFTAKPIIVAINLDENQFSSGEYPERDLLLSRIDESGFAHIELSGKIEAELVELSDEDREMFMEELGISESGIERLSRVVYRHMGLISFLTVGEDEVRAWTIKKNTPAKAAAGKIHTDLERSFIRAEVIPYEEFMTVRSMQEAKSRGMVKVVGKEEIVKDGDIFHVLANA
- a CDS encoding Crp/Fnr family transcriptional regulator, producing the protein MNPLIYNLGRCGLFDGITVGQLERIFGCVRHRVTFFLQGELIEEQNALCDEMLILLQGSTKAQMQDFSGKAITIETMEAPSILASGFLFATKNVIPVDIVSTDKSAVLYIERDGIIWLCREYEVFLRNLLRDMGDRLTTLAEKIWMLSLNTLNQRLANFLLRQSEDLGNEFELKSTKEELADALGVARPSLSRVFASFVGENIIRQEGKLIKILDREALKRITGAV
- a CDS encoding HAD family phosphatase, with amino-acid sequence MKLFVFDVGGVIADNTSVVPAIRNFLGISEHDFVEIAETENLTALQTGRITVGEFVFSLSRKLGRPVPGNIWEMFFKPTPVEETIEIIKQLRKRYRVIAGTNTIEPHYEVHRSRGDYNIFDRVYASHIIGFAKPDRRFYRHILHEEDCGPEEAFFTDDTARNVKAAADMGIIAFQFTDPSSLRERLKEYL